From Alosa sapidissima isolate fAloSap1 chromosome 2, fAloSap1.pri, whole genome shotgun sequence, one genomic window encodes:
- the LOC121690227 gene encoding trichohyalin-like, which produces MEERKRLVHERDKQIEERENKIKERDKRIEESENNSQEKTKQLEMKDKLLQGKDLQIKDGENNLKEKMQLLEENKKRLMEREKMLEDKKREMEKMLKQLEENKKEGEKMTQQLEEKNTGMEKMNRQLDEKNKLLHQRDTELGNMTKRERERESLLENMTKRERERESLLENMTKRERERESVLENMTTRERERESLLENMTSEVETSKRQLESLEKELQDRNRQLQDLRTQQQEQEREMEEERDKQLEERDKQLEERDKQLEEEREKQLEEEEEDPDPPPIRRRWSMDEPPFMGGESPGPAPPVSPAASELRLVLLGGSTAGKRAAGNTILGTHTLTETQHSKSRQGEVAGRRVTVVDTPDWFCSGLSEKDMRQDVGLCVRLSAPGPHAFLLLIPVEPSEGEERRMLEKMEDIFGEGCWGHTLILFTHAEGLRERSVEELLQTGSQELQQLVEKCGNRCHLLNVKDTPDDTKITQLLEKIEEMVSGNRERFYSTETYQEAERQLREIERRMQKEREVEERKLREERERREEHDKNVQESLKKMEVEIQQHETEIRTLSEKTTELERTMKEERDEEKKREIESELKREITQREEMERKLNRVREKREREKREMEERHREEMEEMRESYEREARTEAERNLMKIILPQLQRNISISKEKMEAEFNRQLQEKNREMEGLLETVQRLSRLVEEADQRSSVQS; this is translated from the exons atggaggagaggaaaagacttGTAcatgagagagacaaacagatagaagagagagaaaacaaaatcaAGGAGAGAGACAAGAGGATAGAGGAGAGTGAGAACAACTCCCAGGAGAAAACCAAACAATTAGAGATGAAAGACAAACTACTGCAGGGAAAGGACTTGCAGATTAAAGATGGAGAAAATAATCTCAAGGAGAAGATGCAACTTCTGGAGGAGAACAAAAAGagactgatggagagagagaagatgctggaggacaagaaaagagagatggagaagatgtTAAAACAACTAGAGGAGAacaagaaagagggggagaagatGACACAACAGCTAGAAGAGAAGAACACAGGCATGGAGAAGATGAACCGACAACTTGATGAGAAGAATAAACTCCTCCATCAAAGAGACACAGAACTGGGGAACATGACtaaacgagagagggagagagagagtttactgGAGAACATGACtaaacgagagagggagagagagagtttactgGAGAACATGACtaaacgagagagggagagagagagtgtactgGAGAACATGACtacacgagagagggagagagagagtttactgGAGAACATGACCAGTGAGGTGGAGACCAGTAAAAGACAACTGGAGTCACTGGAAAAGGAACTGCAGGACAGGAACAGACAACTACAGGACCTGAGAACCCAACAGCAGgaacaagagagggagatggaggaggagagagataaacagctggaggagagagataaacagctggaggagagagataaacagctggaggaggagagagagaaacagctggaggaggaagaggaag ATCCAGATCCTCCTCCCATCAGGAGAAGATGGAGTATGGATGAGCCTCCATTCA tgggAGGAGAGAGTCCTGGTCCAGCCCCCCCAGTGTCTCCTGCTGCGTCTGAGCTGAGGCTGGTGCTGCTGGGGGGGAGCACAGCTGGGAAGAGGGCAGcaggaaacaccatcctgggcacacacacactcacagagacccAGCACAGCAAGAGCAGACAGGGGGAGGTGGCTGGGAGACGGGTGACCGTGGTGGACACTCCAGACTGGTTCTGCAGTGGACTCTCTGAGAAGGACATGAGACAGGACGTGGGGCTTtgtgtccgtctgtctgccCCAGGACCTCACGCCTTCCTCCTGCTGATTCCAGTGGAGCCGtctgaaggggaggagaggaggatgctggAGAAAATGGAGGATATTTTTGGGGAGGGCTGTTGGGGACACACACTGATCCTCTTCACCCATGCTGaggggctgagagagaggagtgtggagGAGTTGCTCCAGACAGGGAGCCAGGAGCTCCAGCAGCTGgtagagaaatgtgggaacaggtGTCACCTTCTCAACGTTAAGGACACGCCTGATGACACTAAGATCACACAGCTGCTAGAGAAGATAGAAgagatggtgtcaggaaacagagagagattctACAGCACTGAGACCTACcaggaggcagagagacagctcagagagatagagagaaggatgcagaAAGAacgagaggtggaggagaggaaactgagggaggagagagagagaagagaggaacatGATAAAAATGTGCAGGAGTCTCTGAAGAAGATGGAGGTAGAGATTCAGCAGCATGAAACAGAAATCAGGACATTGAGTGAGAAAACAACAGAACTGGAGAGAACgatgaaagaagagagggatgaggagaagaagagagagatagaaagtgagttaaagagagagattacacagagagaggagatggagagaaagctgaacagagtgagagaaaagagagaaagagagaagagagagatggaggagaggcacagagaggagatggaggagatgagagagagctaTGAGAGAGAGGCCAGGACTGAAGCAGAGAGAAACCTCATGAAGATCATCCTGCCTCAACTACAGAGAAACATCAGCATCAGCAAGGAGAAGATGGAGGCAGAGTTCAACAGACAGCTGcaggagaagaacagagagatggagggactgTTGGAGACTGTCCAGAGACTCAGTCGACTGGTGGAGGAGGCTGATCAGAGAAGTTCAGTTCAGAGCTGA